Genomic window (Paenibacillus sp. PK3_47):
GTAACGTTGGATATCCTTATTCTTCAAATAAGCCAACAGTTTACGACGTTGTCCAACCATCTTCAGCAGTCCGCGACGGGAGTGGTGATCCTTCTTGTGCGTACGCAAGTGGTCAGTCAAATTAACGATGTTCTCCGTAAGGATAGCAACTTGCACCTCAGGG
Coding sequences:
- the rpsO gene encoding 30S ribosomal protein S15 — its product is MALTQERKHQLIDEHKTHESDTGSPEVQVAILTENIVNLTDHLRTHKKDHHSRRGLLKMVGQRRKLLAYLKNKDIQRYSALIEKLGLRR